The genomic segment CGCAGCTTGCCGGCCGTGTGCGGCAGCGTCGGCGGTGGCGGCGCTGCCGGGCGGGGCGCGACCGCAGCCGGAGCGGCGCTGGCGGGCACGGCCGCCGGGCGCGCGCGGGCGGCGGAGTCGGCCGGCGCCGCGGACCCTGCCGCAGCAGGAAGCCCCGGGAAGCGCAGGAGCAGGATCAAGCTGCCTGGCTGCGGACGGCCGCCCCGCTGCGCGGGCCGGAAGCGGCTGGCGCGGGCGGCGCGGAGGGCCTCGATGGCGAGGAGATCGGGCAACTCGCGGTCGAGCAGCTCGCTGCGGACCACCTGCCCTCGCGCGTCGAGATCCACGCGAACGAGCACGCTTCCGCCAAAGGGTCGCGCCGCCTGGCCCGTGAGCGAGGGCTGGCGCAGGGGTGGGATCCAGACGCAAACGGGCGGTCCATCCGG from the bacterium genome contains:
- a CDS encoding DUF2914 domain-containing protein, coding for PDGPPVCVWIPPLRQPSLTGQAARPFGGSVLVRVDLDARGQVVRSELLDRELPDLLAIEALRAARASRFRPAQRGGRPQPGSLILLLRFPGLPAAAGSAAPADSAARARPAAVPASAAPAAVAPRPAAPPPPTLPHTAGKLRVLDAGFGRGVENRRLVDRGQVFAPGDKVYFWMEVDGATPGQVLRHVWIYQGRELQEIALTIRGERWPTWSYKTLFPQQRGAWLLELRNAEDDLLGSWFCYCE